TCTCTCTGCAACCTAGCTTGAAACGCCGTATCTCTGTTCCTGCTTCTTACCCTCTGATTAGAGTCTCTAGGGCTTGGCATTTCCTTGGTTAGGAAGTTAGCAGAAGCAGCAGCTCTCTGTGCGAGCAACCTCTCCAATTTGCATTCCGATAACGCCTTCATCCCATCCTGTAAGCAAAAgatttcaacaattttaaaTTCATATTAGCTCTTGTTATGGAAGGAATAACAGAACCATAGCAATATGATCAAACCATAAAACAGaggaaaattgtataattaagCTCATACAAGAAACttggattattattattagacaATTAAGCTTACTATTATTAGATTACCACCAGTTCATCAACAAgttctcacacacacacactcacTCTGATCTCAGaacataaaccctaattaaATAGATTTCTCCAGAAAGTAATCGAACACAAATAGCGAAACATCCAGTCACTACCACATCAGCTGAGCAGAATTTTTTGTAAGATCGATTTTCCCTACAATGGGAAGTTTCAAAGATAAGAGAGGTTTACCGAATCCGGTGCAGTGAACGGTGACGGTTTGACCCGAGCGGGTTTGGGACCGGTCCCGGGTCTGATGATTTTTTTCTCCGCTCCGTTGCCGGCGgcaccatctctctctctctcgctgcGAATTGAGAGAAATTGAAAGAAGAGCCAAGTCGGGTAAGAAGGAGAGTAGAGTCTCAAAAGTGGACACGTGTTAATAATATCCGTCTCTTGTAGTCTCCAAATAAGAGACGTGTTTTCACATATAagctaattttcttttattttaattcctAAATAACATAAGAACCCCCACTAAATACGAgcgataaagatgctcttatgGAGTTTTACATtcgttgtttgtttttaaatgGGTTTTGATAGATTAGTTAGACCACCTTTTTTAATAATTCATTAGTTATCTAAGAGGgacttttttaatttaaaaaagaaaaaactgcaAATGCAAAATAGTACgtataaaatagtaaaagaaataacaaaaaataatgtccctaaataaaaccaaaagttatcaacaatatataaaacaatttgtaattaaatattaatcaggcaaaaatatttgtataattatgaACTAATATAAAATTGTCAAACTCTTAAAAAAggataattcatatatatatatatattgtgtttctatccagaaataatattttaagtataaattaaaaaatttataaaacaatttttatttaaacataatcagacaaaaatatttgtataaatagatttcctaaaatatttaaatacaataatatatatatatatatatatattttttgatgaaaaccttatcatatataaataatttgatatttgatttaaatttttgacaacataaattataatttataatattaataaaatagaaaataataaatattcgtAAAATTATTATGTCTCTATGTGcggacaaaacacctagtttactatataaattaaaaaagtgatcagtttattattcgataaaataattttcaaatatttttatagttttagtaaaaatataataaaaatagatgTAAATTGTCTTACATAGATGTGTTCATGAATTATAATTATTGGCGCGGGGTTATGGacaaaatttttgtttcatctcaatatttgctaGGGTTATTATAATTGTGAATTTTTGTgttttgggttgatcattgtATTTTAATGTGAAGATTTATGTCCTTAATCAGCAATTATATCTTGGTATGCTTAACCAAAGAGTGAGGAAGTTGGTTTAGCCGGTTTAGGTAATAACCAAGTCACATGTGTTGCACGTGTGTAGTCTTTGTAAACGACTAAGATAAAGTCGTCTTCCTCCTTTGGCTCTCGTAAGTCGATCTTGATGAGTCTGTTTGTTACGATTCGATTCGTCAACGATCAACGTAAACCTCACACCACTCTCGATCTTTGTCACTCGTTTGAAAGAAACGTGTAAAGAAACGTAAAACAGAGACACGAGAGATTGTTCACCCAGTGTTCGTCCTCGATGTGAGGAGTTACTCACTGGGGCCAGATCAATCCTGGCAATACACTCAGAAGAAGAATCCAAGCTCAATCATGAGCTACAATGGCGATGAGAtcaacactctctctctctcactcgcTTTCTCTCTTTTTCCGTTACAAGAAGATAAGTCAACACTGACTCTATATGCCGTTAAAGATGATCAAACCCTCTATCGCGACTAGAGGGACTTCCCTTGGTTTACGGCTCCCGGTACAAATCAAGTAGCTAAACCGGCCTTCACCTTCTTATATCAATCCGTAAAACCGGATACTGAAGACTTGAATCACAAGGCACTGCACATTCAACACTCCACCTTGATTTAAATCTTCTACAactcttgttcttctttttctttacgTATTGCCAATACTTGGATTTAACCTCTGGCATCATTGACCCTTTTTTCACTGTCAACAGGTCAGTTTGAGCAGCTCCAATGCTGCCTCAAACTTCTGCACTGGTATGCACTTAGTTAGCATATCTGCAGGGTTCCGAGATGTGTGTATCTTCAACACCTCTATCTCACCTTCCTCCACAATGTCTTTGACAAAGCTATACTTCACCGCCATGTGCTTAGTACGTTCATGAAATACTTTGTTCTTTGACAAACTAACAGCTGATTGCGAGTCACACCAGACTGAAACCTTCTGCTGTTCAAAACCCATTTCATATAGTAATCCTTTAATCCATATTGCCTCCTTGATAGCTTCTGACAAGGCAATATACTCAGCCTCTGTTGTAGACAAAGCCACCACTGGTTGAATACTTGACCTCCAACTCACTGTGTTCCCACCAACTGTGAAAACATAACCACTAGTAGACCGTTGTCTATCCAAATCACCAGCAAAATCAGAGTCAGTATAGCCTTGAACTCTGAGATTAGCATCACTTTTAGAGTAAATCAGATTTAGATCAGCTGAGCCTCTCAAATATCTCAACAACCACTTCAGAGCTTCCCAATGCACACTTCCAGGTTTGCTCATGAATCGACTTACCAATCCAAGAGCATAAGCCACATCTGGTCGAGTCCCAACCATAGCGTACATGACACTACCAACGACACTAGAATACGGAATCTTCTCTGTGTCTATGCGCTCATCAGCATATTTTACTGAAGCAAGCTTGAAGTGAGATCCCATTGGTGTAGCAACTGCCTTTGATTCAGTCATTCGAAATCTTTTAAGAACCTTCTGAATATATCCTGATTGGCACAACTTCAAAATACCTTTGCTCTCGATCTCGTTTAATATCAATTCCAAGAATTCGACTTGAAGGCCCCatgtctttcatctcaaattcacTGCTCAACACATCCTTCAACTTCTGAATTTCAGACTTCCGTTTAGCAGCCAAGagcatatcatcaacatacaatAAGAGATACACATAATCTTCTGGACCAACCTCCTTGatatacacacacatatctGAATCACTTCTGGTAAatccttgagacaccaaaaaaGAATTGAACCTCTTGTTCCATTGTCTTGGAGCCTGCTTCAGTCCATACAGCGACTTCTTTAGTAAGCATACTTGATCTTTACCAGGATTCACTTCGAACCCTTCAGGTTGTTCCATGTATAACTCTTGCTCAAGATTCCCATGCAAAAACGCtgtttttacatccatttgttCCAACTCCAAATCATGATTCACAACCACTGACATTAGTACTCGAATTGATATGTGTTTCACAACCGGTGCAAACACTTCTTCATAATCAATTCCTTCTCTTTGAGTAAACCCTCTCGCCACAAGTCTTGATTTATGACGCGGATCTTCTACTCCTGGGATTCCAGGCTTCTTCTTATACAACCATCTACAAGATATCACAGTCTTATCCTTTGGTCTGTCAACAATGTCCCACGTATTGTTCTTCTTAAGAGATTCATATTCATCAGCCATAGAACCATTCCACAGAACCCAATCTTTATCCTTCAATGCATCGTGATAGCACccaggttcttcttcttcaatctctTCTGCCGCTATTAAAGCACAAGCAATATTAGAGTAATCTGCTAGCCAAACTGGTGGAACTGGTTCTCTCCTCTTACGATCTTTAGCCAACTGATAGTTTGCCAAGTCAACTACATCTTCGATCGCAGTACCCTCAACCTCTGAGACTGAGTCATCCTCTTCATGAGGTGTACCAGAAGTAGTAGCTCCACCTTTTTCTGTATTATCTTCTTTCTCAGGCTTGTTCTGAACTATCTCAGGTAGACTATGTTGAATAACATCCTGTTCATCAAGATCAGCTCCTTGAAACTCTTGAACTTGACCGTTAACATCTTTGAACATCTTTTGTTCTTGAAACACCACATTACGACTGATGACACATTTCTCAGTATCAAGAAGCCATATCTTATATCCTTTTGTGCCCTGAGGATAACCAAGAAACACACCCTTTAAAGCTCGAGGCTTTAACTTCCCTTGATCCTGATACACAAAGGCCAAAGACCCAAAACGCTTCATGTGCTGATAGCCAGGTCTTCTTCCCAACCAGATCTCTTCAGGCACATTGTGATCAATCGCTGTACATGGAGAACGATTCACAATGTAAGCAGCCGTTGCAGCAGCCTCAGCCCAAAACTCTTCACCCAAGCCAGATTCACTCAACATACATCGCACCTTCTCCATAACTGTTCTGTTCATTCTCTCAGCAACTCcgttttgctgaggagtataagtACAAGTTCGATGTCGCTCAATCCCTTGCTTTCTGCAGTATTCATCAAACTTCCGATTGCAAAATTCCAAGCCATTATCTGTTCTCAACACTTTAACCTTCTTGTTAACTTGCTTCTCCACAAGTGCTTTCCACTCACAGAACATATCAAAGGTTTCGTCTTTAGAATTCAGAAACATAAGCCACACCTTTCTAGACTTATCATCAATAATGGACAGGAAGTATTGTTTCCCTGAGAGAGATGATGTAACATTCGGAGATCCCCACAAGTCTGCATGAACATAACCTAGAACATCTTCAGTGTTATGCTTTCCAACGTTGAAGCTCAGTTTCTTGGATTTTCCAAGCACACAATGTTCACAGAAGCTCAAGTCTGTGATCTCTTTCTTCTCAATGAGACCTTTACCGACTAGAGTCTTCAAACTGTTTAGGTTCATGTGACCGAGCCTGCTATGCCAGAGTGCAGTCTTACTTAGCTGAGTTTCTGCATTGTAGCTTTCACTCATCTCAGTTTCACCATCAAGTAAGTACAGTCCATTCTTCAGAATTCCACGCAATGCCAGTTTCTCATTCTTGAAGAAACTTAATGTGCCATCTCCACCTTGATGAGAATACCCCAGTTTGTCTAGAGTACCAGTAGAGATCAGATTTCTTCTGAGATTTGGGACATATCTGACATTCTTGAGTACTTTGATAGTACCACCATTTGTATTAACTCTGACTGTTCCATAGCCTTTTGATTCTACAGTGTGATCATCGCCAAGTAGAATCATCAATGGATCCTTTTCACAAAAGTCAAATAGCCATTCCTTATGAGAAGTCATATGGAATGTACAGCCTGAATCAATAACCCATTGACTCTTTGCGTCCTGATGATCCATGTTAAGCGCTTCTGTGAATACCAACTTCTCAGTTATAACCCCTGCTTCTCCCTGACCATCATTTTCACTCCTCTTCCTTGCATAACAATCCTTCTTGATGTGTCCTTCTTTCTTGCAAAACCAGCAAGTCACCCGAGACTTGGAGTTAGATCTTCCTCGTCCCTTCCCATTCTTAGAGTCTTTATACCCTCTAGAATTTGATCTTCCTCTTTCATTAGTAAACAACGCAGAACCAGAGTCGCGTTCAGACTTTGACTCAGTAACCTCACGTTCCCTAGACCTTGCTGCTGAGATAACCTCCTCAAGAGATAGTGATTCTCTTCCATACTTCAGAGTATGCTTCAGTTGATCAAAGTTTGTAGGTAATGAGGTAAGCAACAGTATCGCTTGAACTTCATCTGACACTTCCACCTGCAAACTTCCTAGCTCTGTAACAATCTTCAAGAAATCATCCACGTTCTGATCTATGCTTTTAGACTCAGCCATCTTGAAGGTGTAAAACTTCAGTTGCAGATGTATACGATTAGGCAAGGAACTTTCCGTATACAGATGATTCAATAGAGCCCAGATCTCAGCCGTAGAAGCATCTGCATTGATCTTACGAAGAACCTTATCACCAAGATTCATCACTATGAGGTTCTTCGCTTTCTCCGATTTCTCAATCTTCGAAGGATCAGGGACATTCTTTACCAGAGGTTCTGATGATGGCTTCTCATCGCCATCAGTCTGTGCTTGTTTCTCTTCGCTCTTTGATAACGGAACTTGCATTTCCAGCTTCGAATCCGTAAGAACCTCCTTCAAGCCGAGATAACCGAGATGCGCCATCATCCTTATCTTCCATAAGGAGAAATCTCCGGTTTCGTCAAAGATTCCGATGATCGGATTCTTCATCGAGTTGATCATTGAGCctgtgctctgataccactttgttaCGATTCGATTCGTCAACGATCAACGTAAACCTCACACCACTCTCGATCTTTGTCACTCGTTTGAAAGAAACGTGTAAAGAAATGTAAAACAGAGACACGAGAGATTGTTCACCCAGTGTTCGTCCTCGATGTGAGGAGTTACTCACTGGGGCCAGATCAATCCTGGCAATACACTCAGAAGAAGAATCCAAGCTCAATCATGAGCTACAATGGCGATGAGATcaacactctctctctcactcgcTTTCTCTCTTTTTCCGTTACAAGAAGATAAGTCAACACTTACTCTATATGCCGTTAAAGATGATCAAACCTTCTATCGCGACTAGAGGGACTTCCCTTGGTTTACGGCTCCCGGTACAAATCAAGTAGCTAAACCGGCCTTCACCTTCTTATATCAATCTGTAAAACCGGATACTGAAGACTTGAATCACAAGGCACTGCACATTCAACACTGTTGTAACAGatcgcagagagagagagagcaccaTTGTAAACCGATGAGAGTTCAAGTTTGAGTTACTTCACTTATAAaagactaaactgtgttagtcTTTTTTTACTTTGATAAACCACAGTTGATATCAATCTTAGATTAACTCTTCCATTAAATCGGAACAAGGTCACCGATCTTGGTATAAGGTCGTAGCTATAATAACGGTTTAAATTTTATTCTCCAAGAGAATTTCGATAAACTATGTAAATCAGCTAGTTGGTTACATACGCAAAGAGCTAATGTTCTGAGATAAAGGGTTGTTTCCTTTTGGACAAGTGTGACAAAACTGCTATACCCCCGAGACAAAAATATCTGCAAATTAACAACTAATTATATCAATAAACCAAGAACCATATAGCATCAATTGGTTGTACTGCACTTGAACATACATGAAATCAAACCACATGAAAATTGAACTACGGCCTAGAATGGCTACACTTTTAAAATCAGCAAAACGTAAATGAAAACGACTATATCATGTTTTTAGGGGTAATATAACCAAAGAAACAAATAGAAACAAGGAATAAATCTCACATTCTCAGAACAGAAATTACAAATTTTGgcaagaaaaatatttgtataaaaagAGATTATTAAAGGTCACGAAGGTGGAGGAGATTAAAGGGAGTAACGTATTTGGAGTCTCCGTTGAGTAATTTGTCAGCGATGATGAGATTAGCAGCTTCGCTAGGATGGTACGGGTCCCAAAACACATGCTTTGACCGGTCCGTACAAAGGCTTGAGGTTGGTCCACATGGCAATATCCCGGCCAATCTCCCTCCCGTCCCACAGCACGCCTCACTCGATGTCTTAAACCCTATTATCATTTTTTCacaataactatttcaaaattaattcaAGAAAATGTGTCTATATACACagtaaaaataacataattaaaacGCAACCTAAAAAAAGGCCAAAACCACGATAAAATATCCCTACTAAAAGTAGTAATTTGAATtcctgatatatatatatactacccAAGTTATTACTTCATTTCAAAACTGCACTGAGGATAATATCAGATATTagaaatttacaatttgataGAAAACcacaaaatagaaaaatacgaCGATAACGTGAATTGcaaaaatggtaaaatattatttttagagtAAAAGAACCGAAACATCCAAGTGTGCACTCGCTGTTTAAAAACCCATGGGCCACTAATATCCATACCGTATTCTTTGTAGTTGACAATAAGGTCCATAACTAGATCATAGACGTTTGCATACACGAAGTGTGCGTCTTTAAGACTATCTTTCAGTTCCACCATCAAGAGATCTTTGAGACGAGCATTGTACTGAAGAGCCAACTTGTTTGCCAAATCAACACATTGTTTATCCTTTAGCTGATTGATTGATTTCTGGTACGGTATACATCCGATTGGAGCTACATTCCCGACCACAAATTTACGAGCGTCCAATGCATATAATCTCTaaatttttatcacaaaaacatatatattctaattaGCATCAATAACGattataattacttttttttaataatctatCTAACATACCTTGAGTTGATCACGAAGATGGCTAATCATGTCCTCAACAAAAGCTTCAGGAGTTTGTGTTAATCTAGCTTGAGCCGCAACAAAAGGGACTAAATAG
The Brassica napus cultivar Da-Ae chromosome A1, Da-Ae, whole genome shotgun sequence DNA segment above includes these coding regions:
- the LOC106351725 gene encoding GDSL esterase/lipase At3g50400 codes for the protein MTMNKTSVFVPFFILFFFGSRRVVTAGDQNALAASFVFGDSLVDAGNNNYLQTLSRANSPPNGIDFKPSRGNPTGRFTNGRTIADIVGEKLGQPNYAVPYLAPNANGEALLNGVNYASGGGGILNATGSVFVNRLGMDIQVDYFSITRKQFDKLLGEDKARDYIKKSLFSIVIGSNDFLNNYLVPFVAAQARLTQTPEAFVEDMISHLRDQLKRLYALDARKFVVGNVAPIGCIPYQKSINQLKDKQCVDLANKLALQYNARLKDLLMVELKDSLKDAHFVYANVYDLVMDLIVNYKEYGFKTSSEACCGTGGRLAGILPCGPTSSLCTDRSKHVFWDPYHPSEAANLIIADKLLNGDSKYVTPFNLLHLRDL